AGATATAGAATACACCGCCGAAAAGCTACAAAAAATATTACCAGAGGCCAGAATAGCTGTAGGACATGGGCAAATGTCAGAGCGAAAACTTGAGCAGATTATGTTAGATTTTTTTAATCACGAGTACGATGTTTTAGTAAGTACAACCATAATAGAGAGTGGTTTAGATATCCCTAATGTAAATACCCTAATAGTTGAAGATGCTGATAAATTTGGATTATCACAACTATATCAATTGCGAGGTAGGGTTGGGAGAGCTAATAGAATGGCATATGCTTATTTAACCTATAGAAAAGATAAGGTACTTAGTGAAATAGCTGAGAAGCGTCTTAATGCAATTCGGGAATTTACGGAGTTAGGGGCAGGTTTTAAAATTGCGCTTAGAGATTTACAAATTCGGGGAGCAGGTAATGTATTAGGGCCGGAACAGAGTGGATTTATGATGCAGGTAGGCTATGACATGTATGTTAACCTATTAGAACAGTCTATTAGAGAATTAAAGGGAGAGCTACCAGAGCAAAAGTTCGAGTGCGAAATTGAGGTTGCTATAGATGCTTATATTCCTAATAGATATATTAAAGACAATAAGCTTAAAATAGAAATGTATAAAAAAATTGTTTCTTGCAGGCATGTTAACGATATTCATGATATCACTGATGAACTTTTAGATAGATTTGGTAATCCACCATTGCCTGTTAGAAATCTTTTATTAATAACAGAGATTAAGTCACTACTAGAGATACTAAAAATACAATCACTTAAAAGAACAAAAAATACCTTTAAGGCTGTATTTGCCAATAATGCTGCAATAAAACCAGATTCTTTCCAAAATTTATGGAAAACATATGGATCTCAAATACAATTAACTACCGGCTCAACAGTAATATTAAAATTATGTGTCAAATCAGAAGAACCGGAACAACAGCTTAAAGAGCTAAGTCGAATATTATATAAGCTAATTGAGTTTGAGAAAGAAGAATAAAAGAGGACTCTGTAATGATAATAGATTTTGCTAAAAAGAACATTATAGCTTTAACATTAACGGCTATTTTACTTATGCTAGTTATTGTATCTTTAATTATGGGAATTAAATGGGTTGCCTATATTAATAATAATGATATAGTAGCCTATACTAAATCTCATGATGAGCAACTAAATTTAGGAGGCTTATTAATAAGTCGCTCTAATAGACAAAGTATCGAAAAATGCTATAACGTATTTTATGATTTACTGCTTAAAGATCCTATAAACCAAAAAAGAGATACAACTGTGCAAATATTTCAGGAATATCTTAACTCTATATTGGTAGAAGCGGACACTATTGCAAATAATCTATTATCCCAAAAAGAAATTACTAATGAACAAGAAAAATTATTTTTATTAGTTATGGAACAAGCTAAAAGAAAAAATATACAGTTAACGGACTTATATAAAAAACATAAAACTAATGAAGATGAATTAAAATCATGCTTGCATAAACAAGCAATTTTAAGATTAGCTAAAAACATGCTTGGTGAAAAGCAAGTTAATGACGAGGAGGCTCATAAATTCTATATTGACAACCAAAATCAATATATAACTCCCCCCAAAGTTCAAGCAGTAATAATTACTCTTAAAAATCAAGATCAAGCTCAAATAGTTTGGAATGATATCAAAAGTGGCAGTGATTTTTTTGAAGTTTTAGTTAAGTATAATAAGCAATTTTCCTTAGCAGATAATACTCTAAAACTATGGGTTAAGAAAGGTCAACTTGATATTAATTTGGAAAAGGCAATATTTGACATGGAGATAGGAGAAAAAAGAGGAATTGTTACCACAGGTGAAGGGTATCATATTATTAAAGTTGAGAATGTAGTTAAATCACAGTTGCTGGAGTTTGAGGCAGTTAAAGATATAGTTAAAGCCGACATAAAAGAGCTCTATGTAATTAGCAAATGGAAAGAATATATTACTCAACTTCGTGCTAAAACAAGAATAATTGTTTGGCGCTGAACATTTAATGGAAAGGCAAAAGGGGGATATTAATGAAAGCAACTGGGATAGTACGTCGTATTGATGATTTAGGCCGGGTAGTTATTCCTAAAGAAATTCGCCGTACCATGCGTATTCGTGAGGGAGATCCTCTAGAGGTTTTTGTAGATCGAGAAGGATCCGTAATTTTAAGAAAATACTCACCAATAGGCGAATTATCTGAATTTTCATTAGAGTATGGTGAGGCATTATTTGAAACAACTGGTAAGCCAGTTATGATAACAGATAGAGACTCTGTAATTGCTGTAGCAGGTGGAGTTAAAGACCTAAAAGGTAAACGAATAGGTCCACAGGCCGATGCAGCTATGGAGAACAGAAAAAAACTAGAGATAAAAGTAGCTAATGATGCCTATGAGTTTAATGGTGGTTTACTACAACATGTAAGTAATGAGTATACATACTACCAAGCATTATTAGTACCTATTGTCTCACAAGGACAACCTGTTGGATCAGTAATTTTCTTTACCCGAGATAAACAAAGTCAACTAACTGAAATTGAACTTAAATTAGCCGAAACAGCTGCAGCATTTTTAGGAAAACAAATGGCCGATTAACTAATTAAATTTAATATTGCATCATATACTTGAGGTAGTACCTTTGTACTGCCTCTATTTATTTTTTATAGGGATTTTTTACTTTATTTAACATATGATTATTGCTATAATAAGTCAATAACCATAAGGGAGGGTGAGGCTTGAGTAAACAAACAAAAAAATCACTAGTAAGAAATGCAGCTATTCTATCATTTGGAGCGTTATTTTGTAGAGTATTGGGCGCTCTTTATAGAATACCTTTATATAGACTTATCAATGCAGAAGGTATTGGCTTGTATGCGACAGGATATAGTATATATGCCATGTTATTTGCTATTTCAGCAACGGGTATACCTGTAGCAATTTCTAAGTTAGTATCAGAAGAGACATCTAAAAACAGAATGGGCGAAGTAAAAAGAATATTTAGCTTAGCCACAATTTTAATAACCACGATTGGTTTTGTAGTAACAATTGCACTCATAATAACTGCTCCTTTAATAGCAAAATTAAATGGAGACCCCAGAGTTGTCTATCCCTTGGTGGCAATAGCCCCTGCGATATTTTTAGTGGCTTTAATGGCATCAATAAGAGGTTTTTTTCAAGGTCTGCAAATTATGTGGCCAACTGCAATTTCCCAAATTGTAGAACAAGTAGTACGAATTATAGCTGTGCTATTATTGGCATGGTACACCATTAAGCTAAATTCCAGTATAGAGATAACAGCCGCATCTGCTACTTTTGGCTCAACTATAGGTTCGCTATTTGGACTTATTGTGATAGTAGTTATCTATTTTGTTTATAAATCTAAAATTAATAAAAGAATTAAAGGCAACCCTAAAACAAGTAAACTCTCAAACAAACAACTTATTAAACGAATTTTAGCATACGCCATTCCAATTACCTTAGGAGCAATGATAATCCCTGTAATGAACGGTATTGATACTATATTAGTTAAAAATAGACTAATTAGTATTGGATATACTATAAAAGATGCTACTAAAATGTATGGAAACTTATCTGGTGGAGCCATGCCTTTAGTAAACTTGCCTTCTACCATAGCTAATGGGCTTGCCGCAAGCTTAGTACCTGCTATTTCAATTGCTAATCTGCATGGTAGAAAAAAAGAAGTAAAAGCTAAATCAGAGCTAGCAATTAAGCTAATTTTAATAGTTGGGTTACCTGCTGCGGCAGGCCTAAGCTTATTATCTAAACCTATTTCAATGATGTTATATAAAAATATTGCTCCTGGCATACTTTTAGAATTAGCTGCCTTTGCTGTAGTATTTTTAACACTGCAACAGGCCTGTACTGGTATATTACAAGGCCTTGGTCACACAAAAATTCCAGTAATTAATCTAACAATTGGTGCCATTATTAAGCTTGTACTTAATTATTTTTTAATAGCAATTCCTGCAATTAATATTAAAGGAGCTGCAATATCAACTATTATAGCTTATGGTGTTGCCTCTATATTAAACTTTAGGTCTGTTACTAAAATGGTTGGGTTGAAAATTAAGTGGAAAGACATGATCATAAGGCCTCTATTGGCAACAGCGTTAATGACATTAGTAACGTCATTTAGTTATAATTATGTCTCTTCTTTAGGAATATCAAACCTTATAGCTACATTATTATCTGTGGGGCTTGGGGTTGGTTTTTTTGGAATAGGTGTTATTCTAACAAAGTGTTTTACAGAGTCCGAACTTAATATGATACCGTATGTAGGAAATACGATAATAGCTATAGCTAGTAAGCTAAAACTGCTAAGAAAAGAGTAACATGCACTAAAAAATGAGTTAACTAAATATTTATAGTAGTTTAAAGAGTTGTATTGAATTATATTACAGCTCTTTTTTTATTTTTTTGTTTTAAGTATAAGCACTATTTGTTATAATAATTAATGTCGTTGTCGGAAAGTGGGGATTAAGATGCGAAAACAAAAACAAGCCTCTTTTGTAAAAAACGCAGCAATATTATCTTTTGCTGGTATATTTTCACGAATGCTTGGTGCGATTTATAGAATACCTTTAACAAGATTAATTGGTAGAGAAGGTATGGGTCTATACCAAATGGGTTATAGCATATATGCTCTATTGCTTGCTGTATCAGCAACAGGAATACCCGTAGCAATCTCTAAACTAGTTTCAGAAGAAGCTACTAAAAACAGAATGGGTGAAGCAAGGCGTATATTTAAGGTTGCAACAATTCTATTAACTTCGATTGGCCTAGTCTTTACAGTAGGTTTTATGTTAACTGCGCCATTCATTTCAAATAAAATTGTTAAAGAACCGAGGGCCTTGTATCCAATGTTAGCAGTTGCTCCAGCTATATTTATTGTAGCCCTGATGGCCTCAATAAAAGGATTTTTTCAAGGTTTACAAATGATGTGGCCTACAGCAATTGCTCAATTATCGGAGCAATTTGGTAGAATAATAACAGTTTTAGTATTATCTTGGTATTTAGTGAGCATTAATTCTAAGCTTGAAATAACAGCCGCTGGAGCTTCATTTGGTGCTGTGATTGGATCATTAGTTGGCTTGATTGTTATAATATTTATATATTTAAGAAGCAAACCTTTTCTTAATAAGCTAACAAGGCAAAGCCCAAGAGTAAGTAAAAGATCAACAAATCAAATTATTAAAAGAATCCTAGTTTTTGCAATCCCTATTACTATTGGAGCTATGGTATTACCATTAATGAACGGTATTGATACAGTATTAGTAAAAAGTAGATTGTTAGATGCAGGAATTGAATCAACAGAGGCTCTTAGCTTATATGGTGATTTAACTACTGTTATCCCTTTAATCAACCTACCATCTATGTTAGCCTACGCTTTAGCTGCAAGTTTAGTACCGGCTATTTCTATGGCTAGTTCATCTGGTAAGTGGAGAGAGGTAAGATCGCGTTCTAAACTGGCAATAAAACTAATTTTAATGATTGGTTTGCCTGCTGCTTTAGGATTAAGTATACTTGCTACACCTGTTACAGGAATGTTATTCGGTTTTACAAATTCAGCTAAGGTGTTGCAGATATTAGCATTTGCTGTTATCTTTTTAACGTTGCACCAATGTTGTACAGGTATTTTACAGGGTTTAGGGTATACTGGATTACCAGTAAGAAACCTGTTAATAGGTGGCGTGGTTAAAATTGTACTTAACTATACCTTAATAGCAATACCAGTGCTCAATATACGAGGGGCTGCAATTTCAAGTGTATTGGCCTATGCAGTAGCTTCTATCTTAAATGTAAGATCAGTATGTAAACACACTGGC
This Clostridium sp. 'deep sea' DNA region includes the following protein-coding sequences:
- a CDS encoding peptidyl-prolyl cis-trans isomerase, yielding MIIDFAKKNIIALTLTAILLMLVIVSLIMGIKWVAYINNNDIVAYTKSHDEQLNLGGLLISRSNRQSIEKCYNVFYDLLLKDPINQKRDTTVQIFQEYLNSILVEADTIANNLLSQKEITNEQEKLFLLVMEQAKRKNIQLTDLYKKHKTNEDELKSCLHKQAILRLAKNMLGEKQVNDEEAHKFYIDNQNQYITPPKVQAVIITLKNQDQAQIVWNDIKSGSDFFEVLVKYNKQFSLADNTLKLWVKKGQLDINLEKAIFDMEIGEKRGIVTTGEGYHIIKVENVVKSQLLEFEAVKDIVKADIKELYVISKWKEYITQLRAKTRIIVWR
- a CDS encoding stage V sporulation T C-terminal domain-containing protein, giving the protein MKATGIVRRIDDLGRVVIPKEIRRTMRIREGDPLEVFVDREGSVILRKYSPIGELSEFSLEYGEALFETTGKPVMITDRDSVIAVAGGVKDLKGKRIGPQADAAMENRKKLEIKVANDAYEFNGGLLQHVSNEYTYYQALLVPIVSQGQPVGSVIFFTRDKQSQLTEIELKLAETAAAFLGKQMAD
- a CDS encoding polysaccharide biosynthesis protein — encoded protein: MSKQTKKSLVRNAAILSFGALFCRVLGALYRIPLYRLINAEGIGLYATGYSIYAMLFAISATGIPVAISKLVSEETSKNRMGEVKRIFSLATILITTIGFVVTIALIITAPLIAKLNGDPRVVYPLVAIAPAIFLVALMASIRGFFQGLQIMWPTAISQIVEQVVRIIAVLLLAWYTIKLNSSIEITAASATFGSTIGSLFGLIVIVVIYFVYKSKINKRIKGNPKTSKLSNKQLIKRILAYAIPITLGAMIIPVMNGIDTILVKNRLISIGYTIKDATKMYGNLSGGAMPLVNLPSTIANGLAASLVPAISIANLHGRKKEVKAKSELAIKLILIVGLPAAAGLSLLSKPISMMLYKNIAPGILLELAAFAVVFLTLQQACTGILQGLGHTKIPVINLTIGAIIKLVLNYFLIAIPAINIKGAAISTIIAYGVASILNFRSVTKMVGLKIKWKDMIIRPLLATALMTLVTSFSYNYVSSLGISNLIATLLSVGLGVGFFGIGVILTKCFTESELNMIPYVGNTIIAIASKLKLLRKE
- a CDS encoding polysaccharide biosynthesis protein, with translation MRKQKQASFVKNAAILSFAGIFSRMLGAIYRIPLTRLIGREGMGLYQMGYSIYALLLAVSATGIPVAISKLVSEEATKNRMGEARRIFKVATILLTSIGLVFTVGFMLTAPFISNKIVKEPRALYPMLAVAPAIFIVALMASIKGFFQGLQMMWPTAIAQLSEQFGRIITVLVLSWYLVSINSKLEITAAGASFGAVIGSLVGLIVIIFIYLRSKPFLNKLTRQSPRVSKRSTNQIIKRILVFAIPITIGAMVLPLMNGIDTVLVKSRLLDAGIESTEALSLYGDLTTVIPLINLPSMLAYALAASLVPAISMASSSGKWREVRSRSKLAIKLILMIGLPAALGLSILATPVTGMLFGFTNSAKVLQILAFAVIFLTLHQCCTGILQGLGYTGLPVRNLLIGGVVKIVLNYTLIAIPVLNIRGAAISSVLAYAVASILNVRSVCKHTGLRFDIFDMIVRPLIATGIMGIFVYGSYSVFVKAEFANSISALASVMIGVVCYAIAVLLTKCFSKSELESIPYVGPIIIRVAGKLRLLRRD